CTGGAAGAGGGCCTGCAAACCCGAATCACCGACCAGGACACGGTGAGCATTTTCCCGGCGGTGGGCGGCGGATGATGAGCAAAACCCATCGGGAAATCCTGCTCACCGGGCTGCCCCGCTGGCTGGTGGAAGACTACTTGGCCTCCCTGGGGGCGACCCTGCAACACGGCGAATGGGTCCACCCGAAGGGCTGGCGGGCGCAGGTGGAACCGGCACCCGACTACCAGATCGGCTCCCTGCGGGTGGGCCAGGTACGGCTGCGGCTGCATGGTTCACCCCAGGCCGTGCAGGCGGCGTGGAAGGCGCTGGAGCCCAAACTCCTCCGCGCCGGGGGATAATGTCGTACTTTCGGCGACTTCGCCGCCAAAAGCACAAAACAAGCCCCCGGATGTAATTCCGGGGGCTTTGCGTGCCGTGGGGGGGAAAGCCCAAACTACGAGATGCCCAACTCCTTCAGTTTGCTCTCCGGCACCACGCCGTTCTCCCAACCGCGGACCTGGTAGTACTCCTCAAGCATCTGCTCCAACTCACACACATGCCCTTCTGAGCCAGGCATGGTGGAAGGTTCCTTCAAGAAGCGCTCAGGCAGATAATCGCTCCCCTCACGGAACCCGGCCAGGTTGTTGTAATACCG
The Anaerolineae bacterium DNA segment above includes these coding regions:
- a CDS encoding DUF1952 domain-containing protein, which codes for MMSKTHREILLTGLPRWLVEDYLASLGATLQHGEWVHPKGWRAQVEPAPDYQIGSLRVGQVRLRLHGSPQAVQAAWKALEPKLLRAGG
- a CDS encoding aldehyde ferredoxin oxidoreductase, whose protein sequence is RYYNNLAGFREGSDYLPERFLKEPSTMPGSEGHVCELEQMLEEYYQVRGWENGVVPESKLKELGIS